Proteins encoded within one genomic window of Lagenorhynchus albirostris chromosome 9, mLagAlb1.1, whole genome shotgun sequence:
- the PRG3 gene encoding proteoglycan 3 — translation MKCSLLLPLLLLGTVSALYLENDASHLGSRETQADLGQDLEGSGEQEGELALNYGALESEGEDAVASSYQDAFEDEGAMESDPAALDKDLQCPKEEDTVQLPGSPGCKTCRFLVVRTPSKFWDAQDTCRRCYQGNLVSIHNYSFNYRIQCGVSSINQGQVWIGGYKCWFTWGNNFRWTNGSSWNFSYWASEQPRNGCGRCVALHTKGGRWQRAPCKRRLPFVCAF, via the exons ATGAAATgctccctgcttctgccccttCTCCTGCTGGGGACAGTTTCTGCTCTTTATCTGG AGAATGATGCCTCCCATCTGGGCAGCAGAGAGACACAGGCTGACCTGGGCCAGGATCTGGAAGGTTCGGGGGAACAGGAGGGAGAGCTGGCCCTGAATTATGGAGCGCTTGAATCAGAGGGAGAGGACGCTGTGGCTTCCAGCTATCAAGATGCGTTTGAGGATGAGGGGGCCATGGAGTCAGACCCAGCTGCCCTGGACAAGGATTTGCAGTGCCCTAAGGAAGAGGACACAGTTCAGCTTCCAGGCAGCCCTGGGTGCAAGACCTGCCGCTTCCTGGTGGTGCGGACCCCGAGCAAGTTTTGGGATGCTCAG GATACATGCAGGAGGTGCTACCAAGGCAACCTCGTCTCCATCCACAACTACAGTTTCAACTATCGCATCCAGTGCGGGGTCAGTAGCATTAACCAAGGACAGGTCTGGATTGGAGGCTACAAGTGCTGG TTCACGTGGGGCAACAATTTTCGCTGGACTAATGGCAGTAGCTGGAACTTTAGTTACTGGGCCTCAGAGCAACCTCGGAATGGGTGTGGCCGTTGTGTGGCCCTGCACACCAAAG GGGGTCGGTGGCAACGAGCTCCATGCAAAAGACGTCTGCCCTTCGTCTGCGCCTTCTAA
- the PRG2 gene encoding LOW QUALITY PROTEIN: bone marrow proteoglycan (The sequence of the model RefSeq protein was modified relative to this genomic sequence to represent the inferred CDS: deleted 2 bases in 1 codon), translated as MKLHLLLALLLGTVSAFHLRTEMSNIESPLGDDTLPQVGEVPESEAKEIPVEGLLEEEEDRGSGSEDAPREEGAVESISALDEVDRDLQCPKDEDTVKLEGIPGCKTCRFLLLTCQRCYRGRLISIHNFSLNHQIQCLVRQIDQGQVWSGCQVTGREATGVELPVAWVSRSSVPTELDLPGQAPPIPSPPAPSNKIVFLKLISFSSHH; from the exons ATGAAACTCCACCTACTTCTGGCTCTTCTACTTGGGACAGTTTCAGCTTTTCATCTGA GAACTGAAATGTCCAACATTGAGAGCCCCTTGGGAGATGACACCCTGCCTCAGGTTGGGGAGGTACCAGAAAGTGAGGCAAAGGAGATCCCTGTGGAGGGA CTGctagaggaagaggaagacaggGGCTCTGGAAGTGAAGATGCCCCCAGGGAAGAGGGGGCTGTTGAGTCCATCTCAGCCTTGGATGAGGTAGACAGGGACCTTCAGTGTCCTAAGGATGAGGACACAGTAAAACTGGAGGGCATCCCTGGATGCAAGACCTGCCGCTTCCTCCTG TTAACTTGCCAGAGGTGCTACCGGGGCAGACTCATCTCCATCCACAACTTCAGCCTTAATCACCAGATCCAGTGCTTAGTCCGACAGATCGACCAGGGCCAAGTCTGGAGCGGATGCCAGGTCACCGGCCGG GAGGCCACTGGCGTCGAGCTCCCTGTGGCGTGGGTCTCCCGTTCATCTGTTCCTACTGAGCTGGATCTTCCTGGGCAGgctcctcccatcccctcccctccagcccccagcaataaaattgttttcctgaaactgatttctttctcttcccaccaTTGA